Genomic window (Drosophila willistoni isolate 14030-0811.24 chromosome 2L unlocalized genomic scaffold, UCI_dwil_1.1 Seg196, whole genome shotgun sequence):
CAATAAATTTTGCGAAACAACAATTTACAATGTTCATTGCATGCTCTTGATGCCATTGGAGGGGTGAAGGTGGTTCGATAGGGGGAAAGCCAAAGTCcaagtaaaaatattttcctttttttattcttttttggttatttttatGACCATTTTGGGTGCAAGCAATATAAACAGTTGGCAATTGAAGATACATACTCCTCTGCATACCAGAAGTAGAGCACTTCTCTGGGAGTAAATTCCTCCCCATTGAAATTTGCTAATGACTCGCCATTTTAGATAATAAAGCAACTAAAGCTAGTATTTATTTGGCATTTTAGCATTTTCATTTCTCTCTCCTAGACAACTAATTTAGTCGTCATCTATAAATTAAACGCAGTGTTTAAAGTTGTGCCATGAAGTTTATTTATCTATTAGCCATAATTTTGAAtggtttagttttatttttaagtgcAGGCAATACATTGAAGTGATCATCACGCCAAaatgtgtatataattttataatagAAATACTAAACCTTCGaagtttttaaagtttaagGGGTTTAGTATCGTTCTTCCGAACCGAAAAAGCTCTTGAGTTTTTCTAGAAAATTTTAGGACAAGTCGACTGCCATCTATCCATTTATCCAAATATCTAGATATCTGTCCACCTATTAATACATTTATCTATCGATCTATCTATACAGTTATCCATCTACCTATATATCATCTTTCTAtctattcatatatatatatatctatctacCCACCGGACATCTATctatttttctacttttttgaAGTTAATACAATACTTTTCTTTACATTTCTAATTATTTCTAAGAACAACAGAAAAATCACGTCAATTTTTTGACAGACCCTacgaaatttttgtttattcttttGCACATTTGAAAGTTAAATTCTTTGCCTAACATGTATGTTATGTGGCTAAAAATGTAACTAAAATCGCATTTAAGAACGTCTGAGAGAACTATTTTTGAGAGAATTTCACCCAAAGAGTTGAGATatgcatttaaaattgttttttgctttctggCATTTCAACCAAAAATGGGCATcattaaaattacaaaataaggAAAAACCTAACGTAACGTTAAGCTTAAAATGCAAAGGATAACCCGCAATAAAACGAGTGGACAGACTGAACATTTTTGTCTAAAAGTTTTTGGCAAGAGTAAGAAACTGAAGGGCCAACAGAGCACATGACAATGACTCTGCTCCTGCCTCCATTCCCAACCCTCTAGCAAGGcgtcgtgtgtgtgtttgtgtgtgtgtgtgtgtgtgtgtgtgtggggaaAGGGGATAGTTGACTGGTGGTGGCGATTGTCAAAAGTTTGGAAGCCTTGCAATGTtcacaaacataaaaattttattcatGACGGAAGCAATACTCAAATTTCATCTATTAATATTTGGGCACCAAAAGGGACTTGGCTGGTGGCGTGGGGGGGGAGGTGGAGAAGGGAGGGAAACTGAAAACTGAAGCTGTAGCAAGCTAGAAGCAGGGACTCCCAGATGTCAGCTCATTCTAGGCTATATATGTATCCCTATAGCATCTGTCCAACTGTCAGTCCAACTGTCTGTTTGACTAACTGACAGaccagtacacacacacacacacacatacagatacatataaacaaatacGCATACAGATGCGGTTGCATCAAGCCTGAGTGCACATTGCCAACATAACCTCAAATTGCATTCCTAATTCCTTTTATACTTCTCCTCATCCTGGTGCTGGTCCTGGTCCTTGGTTTTTCGGTCCTCAGGTTCTCTCAAACCACTTTTTTGCAAAATGTGCAATTTCCGCTTGAAGGCGAACACCAGGCATACCCAAACCCACTCCACACCCCTCGATCACCCTCCTGCATCTCCCCCCATCACTCCTTCTCTCTCTAGATTTTAGACATTGGAATATTTTTAGGAGTAGAGAGAAAATTTATTAGaatcattttattattttgcgGGCAACTTCATGTTGGCATcaacatgcatacatacatacatcataTTTTCATTCAAGTGCAGAAGGTAACTAAGGTCGGTTAGCTCGGTGAGAAGATGGGCGACATCAGGTGGAAACACTACCCCccaaaaaaacacatacaaataATAAAGCAATCAAAAATAGGAAAATTGCAACTTTTACAAATTGGCCCAACTAGAcaaagagagagcaagagcgagagagagtgaaagagagacaaagagattcatgcaaatattatatattttatatacatttcaATTCGATCCGAAAGAAACTTTTACTCTAAAAACTAGTCACCAAATGATCGGTTCGTTGATTCGTTGCCGAGTTCCAAATGAAATGTAGCAGAATgcacaaaaactttttcattttcatttttttgttttttcgctttttgtgCTGAATCAACTACTACTAAAAGATTTATGATATCAAAAATGGTGCCTCataaaatatacacacacacctttTGGAgccagagaaagagagagagagagcgcggGAGAATGAATGGAAGTGGGTCTGGGTGGGTGTGGGTTGTGAATGTGGGTGGGTAGTGTGTGATGTGATGCCATAGTGTCGATAAAACCATTGTTGTTTATACTATATAACCACCTCCTGCCAGCCTGACTGCCTGCCGCCCTCCCTGGCTTGGCAATTGCAGACTTTTGCTTGGATGATTGCATTTTGGCAGCATTTTTTATGCGTTCATCATGCGGTCAGCATAAAAGTCGTAAGTTAGACTCACCAAATGTCTTGATATACATACCACCACCCCCATCTCCCCCTCCATCTAACGACAaccagcaacatgttgccaattTTCAAGTCTGAACATCGTAAATCAATGACCAAACACGCCACACCAAGGGGAAAATTTAAAGACAAATTCAAAGTTTCTTTTCTGTTGAGGCCAAGAACAATTTATTCGACTAAACGCATTTTCtactatataaatatgtacaatCCCAAAACgatcaacaaaatattttggacAACTCATTGGATGGTAATTAGATTACGCGTTAGTCATAGATTAACGCCAATGGGTCGCCATCTTTCCATTTTTGCCTGCAGACAAGTTCCATCTATTAGTTTGTTTGTTCTGTTTTTTGGATTTGCCCCAGACAGTTACTTACTGGAGTTGTACTGATTGTTGCCAGCCTTTGAGAACTTCATCGAATCGTGCATTGAAGGTGAACTAAATGTGGAGAAAGGACTACGTTATTTTGGTGGAGATTGTAAATTAGAGCCGTGTCTGTGTTGACTACAAGGtgctttattttatttaggTGTGTGAAAAGCAGCTTAGAAGCAGGTAAGATATTTTATAGAATGTAGGGAATCGTCTCAAATCGATTAAACCAataatttttggtttaaaCATGATTCGAAAATCTCAAAGAAACTTGTTTGGCTTCTTATTTTTAAACCACACAGTGTGAAAGACATAATACAGATCATTACGTTAGTAAAAAGAGGCCAAAAGAAGTTGAAGCCAGGTTGATGCTTTGCTGGGTGAAGATCAAAAGCCTGGACTTAAAAAAGCTCAGCTGAGAATTTTAACTTTCTTTTGAAACTATTCCACATGAAGGCATATTTGAGCTTGTTCCTCTTTAGATAGAACCTCTTGGATAGATTAAATAAGCATGAAAACGTGGTTATTAAGCAGTATGATTAAGAGGGACTCAAGCACAAGGAATCAAGGAATACAATATTTGGTACCTTTGTGAAGGAAATGTAAGCTAATCTTTGGCGCTTAGAATGTTGCAAGTAAAGACATTAAGAAGTAACAAGTCactaattttaatttctaaaGCGCAGGATGTTTGACATACGGTGTCACGAAAAATGCCTATCCTTTCGGTTATCCGACTGGAAAATCGTCGCAGAGGAAAGTACGAATTGACCATAGATTCACATTTCATTCTCAATCTCTCTGACTTATTGACAGCTCTAAGCActaatttaactaaatataCTTACTTGAGACCATTGCGCATATCTCTATTATAGTTCATTGAATCATATTGGTTTTTCATGCGTTGATGTTGTTGCATTTGCTGAGGCGACGGCGATGGGCACTGTGGCGGCTGCATTGGTTGTTGATAGGGCATGTTGTTGCCAAAGTTTCCACTTTGGGGATAATTATTACCCCACATTTGGTGAGATGACTGATTATTGCCGCTGTTCCAGCTTGACGGAGCGTTGGCGACAGAGCCACCCATCAAACGACCCTGATGCATTTGATTATATTGATTCATTTGTCCCATTTGTGGTGCCATCCCACCAGCTGACATGCTCTGCAGATCGGGTATCACAGCATTCATGCCAGGAGCATCAATAGCACCGGCCATGGGCATCATGGTCATGCTGTTCAACGGGGTAACCGATCCAAATGGCAACTGCGTGGACATGGGCATCGATGCGGCGCCCTGTGGCAACATTCCCATGGGCAAAGACTGCATCGGCATTCCTCCACCATTCATACCTTGATGCAGGGGAAAAGACATCGGAGCTCCGGTTGTCATTGGAGGCATCTGCATCTGAGTATTGAGGTTCATCTGGGGACCCATTGGCATGGGGGCCATTCCACCAGCATTACCCATTGGTCCATTCTGCATTCCCATGGGCATCATtccctatatacatacataccgaAACAGGATTTAGACATTACCTTGTGGTTAGTTCCAGAAAGGAAGTCATCCAACTATACCTTATTAGCATCCACGCCTCCAAAATCGGCTTCATAGGGCACTGAGCAGAAATTCATTTTCAGaaaaaggtttttgttttaattttcaacttgaaaaaatttagtaaaaatttaattttgatttttttgttttagatttttttttggttttttctctAGATAGGTCTGAATGTTACAAGCAACGACTATGAACTGACTACAATCTGGTAGTCAATCGGTAGGGTCAACTTTCTATGATCCATGGCCTACTAAGATTTGGAAATGAAAATCATATCCGATTCTTTGTCAAATTGACAGTTTGCTCAAAGTAGCAAAACTCAAGGAATTATCGAGTTTAATTTCCATTCctgtaaatataaaaaaatcgATAACGTATACAAAATCATCACTGTGTGATTATGTATCTTATGTTGGGGTCTTTTATGTACTTCAAAAGAAGTTTTGGTGCTTTGAGCCTCATCGAATCACGCACAGTGAAATGGAAAGTCGTGAAAATGAGAACGAAGATTACCAATTTCCATAAAACCGAATACAAACAACATGaacatttgttttttccttgtatatgtacgtacataatTAAGGTTAATTTGTTGCACATTTCCCTAGTTTCCCGGTTGCAtttccatattcaatactttcCTCATGGGGCAAATAGGTACATAGGGGGGTGGAGGAGGTGCCTCATGCTCTGGCAGCACAATTAATTTTACCTTCTCTTgtcattttattgtttatCTACATAAATACATGGACATTGCTAGTGCCCGCTACCTTAACCTGTCTCTCTGGCATAAGCTTGGCATGCCATTTATTCAGCGTCCTGACTTCGGATATCCTTCTGACTTTGCCTGGCATGGCCTTTCCTGGCAGTGGCCGTGTAGTTGCCACACCATTTATGCCATTAAGTCATTAGCTTTGTTTAACAAATAACAAACTGTCAATGAGTTGATTAACGATGTTTTTCGCATGAACTGCAATTAGCCATAGCCATAGCCGTTGCCtctgccgttgccgttgccattgccgtCTGATAAATGGGTGTGATTTTGAGCCCCAGCTCTGGCAGAAGTTGCTATTGATGCGCGGCCTGAGGCATGAACGCTTGCTTCTCTATCCTATCGCAAGTTGCCGCCGTCACTTGGCAATTATTGTGTATATTGTGCTTCCAGTCAATGGCATTTGCCAGAGCCTGAGCCAGAAGCTAGAGCCCTCCTTCTCATCATAGtactcatcatcatcatcatcatcatcatcgtcgtcgtcagcATTGGCACCAGCTAAAAGGAGCAGCACTCGTTCTCATCGTCAACGCAATTACACCCGTTGACAAGTGTAATGTCAGCCAACTGTGGCCACCATCACAGTCAGTCAGCTCCTCATCGTCAGACCTTCTCATCCTGTTGCTGGCGACGTGACGAGCTTCATCACTCATTCACTTACAGGCTCACCCActcattcactcactcactcactcacttagTCATTCAGTCATTCATTCACTTGGCAACTAAACGACACTTGGCTCAATTCGATTTttgtaatatatttttcaCCAGAAACAGGGACGGTTCAAATCACTCCCTATCTAATAAGTTTCCATAGTTAAAGCTATGCAAATTTGAcgttgcctactttttggcGGTTTTGCTTTGCATTTTCCTTTCTTTGTTAATGCCTTAATCAATGCATGGCAATACTTACTTTCATAATTAAATGTATGAATGATTATGTTAAATAGTTAAAATTCAGTCGTCTATCAGGAGTTTTCCACCTACAATTGTTGTTCTCTTGTTTGAACGCCGTCAAATGAACAATTTTTGCCCCCTAATGTATGCATTAAGCAGTCCAAGAATTCAcgttttaaaactttttagaTGAGTTATCAATTTGTAGTAATTTGCAACAAAGAGTCCCCATTTTGTATCCCCTGTGTTAGATTAGACTTGGACATCAATGTAAAGATTTGCCTCTCAACCCTTTTTGCATTAAAGTCCGCACCTGTTGAAAGCATTTACAATGTAATTATTATGCAAAAATGCATTGGCCCTAAACATGTAGCTTCGTTTATTGTAAAACTCTTTTAACAAATAATGTCTAGCTAAATACGTGGGGGACTTAAATACATAGGGACAACAAAAAcctctatatatatttgtatagaAATATAGAATTGGATTAGGTGAAGGGGCAAGGGGTGACAGGGAAAAATATTATAGAATGTGTTTATATGTTTgcacataaaataaattagtTTCTGGTCTGAACTGGCGCTAATTGCCTTAGCCAGAAAGTTAAttatggcaaaaatttgaaattttcaaaattggaCTTGTCAAAAACATTTTGACATTTCCCGTTGTCCTTCCCGTTTCCTCTCCCTCTTCTTCTTCACTCCTCATTTATTAAAAGGCAACCCTTTCAGGGCGGCAGTGTTTCAGTGTCAGTGTTTTTGTCGAGGAAATTAGTTTTACAAACTTTTGcgtttttgcatttgtttttgtcgttgttgttgctgttgttattctCGTTGAATTTAGTGAGTTTGATTCGGTTTTCACactcattattattattgcaaaATAGTTATTAGCACTCAAATATCAATCATGAATGAGGAAATTATATTACTCTATTGTCCATTTGCAACTAAATACTATAGTTGACGATGATGTCCATGagtttttgtagttgttgatGATATGGTTCAAACTGATGGCTGAAGAGCTGCTGGAAAAGTGGCAAGTGGAAATGGACATAAAAGTGCGCCTAATTAAAAGGGATGTTGATGTTAATGAACGCGCAAAGTTTAAATAATTGcattaaaattgtatttttcgCAAAATGTTATTATGTAAATGGTGTAACTAATGGCTCGAGTGGATATTTGATAATTTCATCTCACAGAGGCAGAGCGTGACGGGGAGCGACATGTGTCCTAGGGGAAAGCAATGCGATGCATTTTTCACATTGTTttctgaaaaaaaataaatgtatttctaaatgcaacatttttgtttaaattaaattgcataTTGATGTTGATCTAAatgaaaattgcttttgtaaaaatcatttttacgCATACCTGTGCGGatgaaattaatattaaaatttaaattaaacaaaatattactAAATTAACTTAGCAATGGATAATAATTATTCTGAGGTAATTAAAGGGTTTCTAATTGTATTTGTTGACATACTTAATACTCTATTATAATTatgtcttaaaacttttgaaaagcttttgtttatgtttaaaaAACGAGTTCTTAGACTGCTTTAAATCTTTTCAATTAATCAATAGATACCAAGTATTTTTATTCAATTGTTCCTCATATTACATAACTGTTTCTATAGATTTTCCTTAAAGAATGTAAGtaaaaaatacacacataaTTCCCGTTAATCTCTTACAAGGACAAAGTCATTCGTAAATGAGAAATTCCACATTGTAAAGGAATTTCTCACACCTAGTGAGATTGAAAAGTAAAAGTAGGAGCAGAATTTGTACAACAACTTTCATTACACATTTCACTACCTCCCAGCATTCCCATTTCCCCTTTTTCACCCACAACTCACACCTGCACTTGCATTTCAATCTCTGATTACTCATTACGTATGCATGCCaggacaaaaagaaaaataataagaagGAAGCAAAACAATGTCTTTTGATTTAACACCTCAAAACTAAGCTGCAACACAAAAGGCATCATTAATTAGGAATGTTAAGATGATGAAAACTAATCTGCTAAAAGCAAAGACTcactttttccttttcttaacaattttCTCTCTATTTTAGCCAGAGTTCActtcttactctctctctctatttctcgCCTGCGAAGGATCAACGAAAATAAAGGCGTTGAGATGGTAGAGGGCGTGCCGTTGTTTCCtacgtcttttttttttggcacagATTCACATAAGCTTAATGCACTCGGAAAAGCTGCTGCACGGCTTCACCTTCTTCTCGACAatctgatgttgttgttgttgttgccaaggATGGAAAATCTGTGCAAATcacaaaattgaaaaaggGTGAAGGAAGTAAAGTAGGAGCTGGCAAGGCGAAGTTGAGGCAGCTAAATGCCAAGTGAAGTAGAAGTAAAAGAACAAGACCAATATCGAATCGAAATCGTGTCCCTCCATTAGAAGTTGGCCATAAACTAGGCAACGATTCCCGTACCCATCATCCGCCTCCCCTTGGCCATTGGCAGTCCAGTTTAAGCCAAAGTCCTTCGATGCATGACGCTTGGCTGAGTGCAAATTCAATTAACTTGTTACAACACAATCTCAGGATCAGCCTGGTTTGGGGATTTCAGTCTGTATATGTGTTTCTGtaagtgtttgtgtgtgtttccaAACTCGGAAATCTATTTATCCATACATTTCCTTTACTTTGCccatttttgttgattttatttacaattttaattCGTATCAAATTGGTTTTTTGCGGTACGCGAACTCTTCGAGACATATTTGATTTTCTAAATTCTattttctctctgtctatctgcTAGCATCTGTAGTGTAAATGCATTTTTCCTAAATCAATTAATAAAAGATTTACACATCCATCCAACCATTCCGAGTAAACTAAACGTTATTGATTAGCTTCTGCTGCCCAATGGACAGACCGACATACAAACAGAAGGCAGAAGACATTTTGCAAAATTCTCAAATGAATTTTCCTCGGTCGCttggaattgaaattaataatCAAATGTCAATTAGTTGTGGGATTTGCCATGCATAAGTAAAACAAGAAAACTTACAATTCTTCGTCGTGCCGAACGAGTTttgtaaataaatcaaatattgaaaagaaaatatagaaaatcttcaataaaaattaattaaaactgGCAGTGGGGGAAAAAGTGAGGAAAACTTCAACCGGTTGAACGAACGTTGGACCAATAAATCTTTGAAGAGCCAGAATATTTATTGCATTTCAATTCATTCAATCGTACTGAATTCACAAAGGTCTGCCAAATGAATCAATTGCTCATGTGTTAATTCAATAATTAATTCAAACTTAATGGCAAGTAATTAATAGTTATTAGCAGCCAGAGATACTTTGCTCAATCTATGAATTTCTATCAAATTTAAACaagtaaataattttaatttgaaattggactattatatgtttagagatatgtttttggaaatttaaaaccaatattagtttaagttttataaaaaattacttGAGTGAAACAGCATATAGTCAATTTTAGAAttatcaaaattttttgaaattttaccTTTATCAATTTAAGGATAGAAAAAATTTGTCCGAATCGGGGCTTCCGATTAATTTTGCTAAAATATATCTTTTTGTCAgtttaaaaacagaaaaacatttttttaaattaaaccaattttattttagacTTTTCTAAAGCTTACAGAAGTGAGAAAAGTTTTAGTCTGAACTACTAACTTAAACAAGCTTGAGGCTAAGTCTGACTTAAGAAATCTGTTCTTAACTCTGTAGAATACTCTGGATAAAGGGGTATACGTATTGCtattatttttaagaacacGGGAGAAAAAGAATGCTCGATAATACTcttacataatttttactttattcTTAAGACATTTAAGGATTTATTTAACAAGATTTTTACCACGTTGCCTGTTATTACAAAATATCATTCTTCAAGTctcaaaaaacatttttattattaaatttaaagacTTTCTTTTTGCATGAGGCAAACTTTAATTTGTATTCCGTGTTTTCTCATTCTTGCCCTTGAGCCAAATATCCGTTTGTTATTCCATCttttaaatgtatatacatatataaatatatatatgtaggtatatatgtatttttgggCCGACAACTGCAGCAGCTTTAGCCCCCTTGTTCCATAATTTATGACCTGTCCCAATTCTCGAGAGTTACGCGCTGCTGTCATTATGAATTCATTAGCACCTCAGGCCTTGAACCGAATAAAAAAaacctgtaaaaaaaaagaactgaaAACCTGGTAGAGCGagtaaaagccaaaaaaagggaaacaaaaaaaggaccTGAAAGAAAAAGAGCCCAAAAAAATGTTGCCGCCGCCGACACCAATGTCAATAGGTCTCaaattaaagtttaaaaaactCGACCGACCACGCCCACGATGAACCAGAGAAACGCCCATGGCTAGCATTTAAATTAGTCTGCAGGACGCCGACTTCTTAATGGCTAAATCCAGCCCCCGTTTCCATTTaacatttgttttgctttggttttggtttttagaTTTGCATTCGCTGGATTTTAGTTCGTTTTTATCTTAAACCAACAGCCAAAACGATTGATGCGGATGCCTGGGAAACGGCACAAATGATGCGAGATCCAGGAGACGTGCAACTGTTAGTTGCCCCTTACTGTCCCTTGCCACAAATCGATGGCCAAATGCGTTGCACGTTTCGCCAGCTGCAGTCTCAGCTGGCTGCATTTGCAATTAGTTTAGAGAGACTCGggacttcttttttttctctcaagAACTTAGTGATTTTGTGTGACGCTAAATGGCCGTGGCACTGCAGCAAGACATTTTATGATGTCCTAGTGTGAGTGTATCCTGACTTGTTTGCTTATCCTTGGCAATGTCACCTTTAAGGCGTTCTGCTAAGCAAAATCAACGTCACGtccttttgcctttgcctttcgATACGTAAGACCATAAAAAAGGCTGCGCACGACTTGACGAATAGTTTTGCTGACTGCTGCAGTAAGTAGCTCCCCTTTCTCCGCACCACCCTAACCCCCCACCACTATACACACCATGGAGTCGTCCTCCTGCACGAGTGTGTCTCTTCAGtccagttcagttcagtttcgTCCTGACTACGTGCCTCAGCTCTGGTTACAAGTTCAAAGCATTTTGTCGTCGTGGAAGGTCACAAGAGGTCAGATTTTGGGTCCATGTGACAGCTACAGCTTGTTTGTttatctgtctgtctatctctaGCTCCATGCCTGACGATGGCAATTGACAAATTTTCTATGCATTCAATGGCAAAACTGTTGCACTGATAAGGGGAAACCAATTCAGTTTGGGGGGGGGcctaaaacaaatttaatatagaagattGAATAATCACATCATAATGTAATGTGTTCAAAAGTTCAGCCCcaacagaaaacagaaatGCGTCCTGGCTCAAAAAGTAACGAAAGAACATTGAACGTGTTGCTTGTTTGTGTTGGATTGTTTCTTCCTCGATGATAATCATCCTTCGGGTTTATGCTCTTGCAAATTTAAGCTTCTCGTGGAGTTCCCGGTCCATTGTCTGGGTTATCCGTATCCTCACCACTTTCACCTCCAGAAACGTTTACTTCCTCAGGTTTAACTGGTTGTCCCTgtgaaattgtaaattatgAACAGTTCTTTGTATCTTACCTTATAATAGTACAGTGGACCCTCGGTAAACGAACACAATTGGTTCCAGCACCATACCAAAAAATGCAAAGGACAATCATTCACACTCGACTGCCCTATGTGTTTTCGGGCTTTTCCCTCGGCTGTTTTCGGCTATATCCATTGGCAATTATTCGGTTCTTCAGTTAGCCGGGGAGTTCGTAAACTGAGGGTCCACTGTATAATAATACTTACGCAAACACAATTAAAATGCAATCCTCCCAAAAAATAGAACAGCACACCAGCGAAAGTTAACAGGATTCCAAATCCGACTCTAGAGTCCTGCAGGACGCTAAAAGCACCTTCAGTAACAAGGTCGAGCCAAGTCTTTTCTACTTTTGGTTGGAAAGGCttgaataaatttaaaataatctcGAACATTTTTTACTACTTTTTTCTTTAagaaattgttaaataaaatatatatttttagttaTAGACAATCGACTAGCTTATGATGAACTGACTGAATATGTTTCGTTTCTTGACTACCTTGTACTTTCAAGAGCAAATCAAGGCCTACTAGATTAGATTACTATATTTCATTGCCTACTACTCAATTTCGTTttctacaaattttgaacGAAATGATAACACTTTGTCGATATCCGTAATGGATATACCTCAAACGAATCGATAGATAAATGTCGATGTCATAGGAACTAGGAAAGTGTCATGGACTAATTTAAACAAACTTAGTTTTCTAGGTGAGAAAGTTTCTTATCAGAATTAGATTATCACAAGCAGAATTAAGTTTTTCCAAGAAATCCAGATTTGAGGGGCTAATTTTTAAGCTAATTAAAGTAAACGCAACTCtgaaaagttaagaaatcGATGAATGCTTTTACCTTTGCAAAGCAATGAGAAACTCAAACACTTTTCGATTAACTAGATTTCGTTCATTCAACACATGCCACCTGCTTCACCTtttctggatctggatatacatatagtatTAAATCTTAAAATATAGGTAATTATCTAGTAGGTATATTTTAAATGTCAGCTGTCTTTATTCTCACTTTCAACACAGAGTGAACTtttcaaacaatttcaatCGATGTGCAAATGGTTTTCCGTTTTCTTTATCTTGTTCGAGGACAAATTCAATAAGTCAAAGTTCAGCATTTTGTCATCTGTCTCTGGGTCGCTCTCACCTGCAAGAGTCaccacatacatatgtctctttctctttcgcactatgtgtgtgtgtgtttgtgtcacGGTGTCCTGTTTCGCAAAAACCATCACTCGAACACCCCATTCACCTATTTTGTTGCATTACGTCTCCAAGTTTCTACCCTCACGGCTCGTCGG
Coding sequences:
- the LOC6639651 gene encoding flowering time control protein FY isoform X2 codes for the protein MNFCSVPYEADFGGVDANKGMMPMGMQNGPMGNAGGMAPMPMGPQMNLNTQMQMPPMTTGAPMSFPLHQGMNGGGMPMQSLPMGMLPQGAASMPMSTQLPFGSVTPLNSMTMMPMAGAIDAPGMNAVIPDLQSMSAGGMAPQMGQMNQYNQMHQGRLMGGSVANAPSSWNSGNNQSSHQMWGNNYPQSGNFGNNMPYQQPMQPPQCPSPSPQQMQQHQRMKNQYDSMNYNRDMRNGLNSPSMHDSMKFSKAGNNQYNSSKNGKMATHWR
- the LOC6639651 gene encoding flowering time control protein FY isoform X1; translated protein: MNFCSVPYEADFGGVDANKGMMPMGMQNGPMGNAGGMAPMPMGPQMNLNTQMQMPPMTTGAPMSFPLHQGMNGGGMPMQSLPMGMLPQGAASMPMSTQLPFGSVTPLNSMTMMPMAGAIDAPGMNAVIPDLQSMSAGGMAPQMGQMNQYNQMHQGRLMGGSVANAPSSWNSGNNQSSHQMWGNNYPQSGNFGNNMPYQQPMQPPQCPSPSPQQMQQHQRMKNQYDSMNYNRDMRNGLNPFSTFSSPSMHDSMKFSKAGNNQYNSSKNGKMATHWR